A stretch of the Lolium perenne isolate Kyuss_39 chromosome 3, Kyuss_2.0, whole genome shotgun sequence genome encodes the following:
- the LOC127340522 gene encoding uncharacterized protein, which translates to MASAAKRQLVCWCLVAAVAVAAAQQGRFTRVNFPKFEKRRYQATCTENKGPSCYVGCPKQCPDKCLAMCKYCLTFCMCDLFPGTSCGDPRFTGGDGNTFYFHGERDQDFCIVSDADLHINAHFIGNRNSDTKRDFTWVQALGITFGNGHRLYVGAQKAVEWDEEEDHVQITLDDEPIEVEAANNARWVSNTVRGLSVARIDTVNTIIVELDGVFSISANAVPITDEDSRIHSYGKTRKDSLMHLDLGFKFHVLTKSVDGVLGQTYRSDYVSKVNVTAKMPIMGGAPKFLSTGLFSTDCAVTQFRPATMETFTS; encoded by the exons ATGGCGTCAGCGGCAAAACGGCAGCTCGTGTGCTGGTGCTTGGTTGCGgccgtggcggtggcggcggcgcagcaGGGCAGGTTCACGAGGGTGAACTTCCCCAAGTTCGAGAAGCGGAGGTACCAGGCCACCTGCACCGAGAACAAGGGCCCGTCCTGCTATGTCGGCTGCCCGAAGCAGTGCCCCGACAAGTGCCTCGCCATGTGCAAATACTGCCTCACCTTCTGCA TGTGCGACCTGTTCCCGGGCACGTCGTGCGGGGACCCGCGCTTCACGGGTGGCGACGGCAACACCTTCTACTTCCACGGTGAGAGGGACCAGGACTTCTGCATCGTCTCCGACGCCGACCTCCACATCAACGCGCACTTCATCGGCAACCGCAACTCGGACACGAAGCGCGACTTCACGTGGGTGCAGGCCCTCGGCATCACATTCGGCAACGGCCACCGCCTCTACGTCGGTGCCCAAAAGGCTGTCGAgtgggacgaggaggaggaccatGTCCAGATCACTCTCGACGACGAGCCCATAGAGGTGGAGGCCGCCAACAATGCGCGGTGGGTCTCTAACACCGTGCGGGGACTCTCCGTCGCCCGCATTGACACGGTCAACACCATCATCGTGGAACTCGACGGCGTGTTCAGCATCTCGGCCAATGCGGTGCCCATCACCGACGAGGACTCCCGGATCCATAGCTATGGCAAGACTAGGAAGGATAGTCTCATGCACCTCGACCTTGGGTTCAAGTTCCACGTCCTCACCAAAAGTGTCGACGGTGTGCTCGGCCAGACATACCGTTCTGACTATGTCAGCAAAGTCAACGTCACGGCCAAGATGCCTATCATGGGTGGCGCGCCCAAGTTCCTCTCGACCGGTCTCTTCTCCACCGACTGCGCAGTTACTCAGTTTCGTCCGGCCACCATGGAGACATTCACCTCATAA
- the LOC127346091 gene encoding BTB/POZ domain-containing protein FBL11 isoform X1 — MSSAGDGGDGVAADEVVLEITDSSSHSTTSTPPPPPIPVSALDGPLPSPTVAVRADRSRLIESSSYFRALLGGSFSESGSGYVQISCNLDAAVQVLRYLFEPPAITHENFLPLLEGALFLAVENLLLDCERWFRATGSHSSSMLVPLDFIIEVWYFGQTHGVTFVQDVCPGYLAQNFVQVISSRSFARIPYDLLCSTIECPHLTVDSEKQLCEAILFWLSARIRPYEQLVPNSADSQLFLLSKVRVCLLPLGCAAGIKRNWVEFGNSAVCMILNLLKDSLQALLGTDADDSLNSYRIRITEYSKKIVLSGCPQLTTEFLYISVLPTDLDAIFKRRLASSYSQGHSGSFSLYVELVKKAKTVSFPNVHMVDLSKCPNVHFGAAIDWLTLAFPELRTFRASHCLLFQFEDLQYLLLTCPWIKEVDLSIDLSIILPKYLIISSRFEARSEMNRNMSSYYKQSPYRTPIYPVFSKVSKLTLEGRNDITDNNLAQISMLDKSLCYINIKHCTLLTDDGISKLLLNCTKIHSMVLSYTSFGNQSIQTLCSLDYLDPSDSFPYHKDEGPYAMASRLQELHLEGCKGICCAGMSQLVSNLSIVKSLCLRQTSLTDGALCNFVGSSLEYLDISETVVSMVSLAPIIRRSSNLCCLKTTGCRNLLSEHGEVQSVNGNKYGSFLQEITSTCCLEDVELGWAFCPVRIDDLIPSFSKVRKMTVGLGTTIPDNILHALPDICPFLESLVLRFQVISDNVVRNLLESSMNLQVLCLQYCLGSFTSFGFQTKAPTLRILCLQWVTPWMTNDDLTILAHNCNLVELCLSGCKLLDSSSQEIISSGWPNLTCLHLEECGQITVDGVSSILNCKALEDILLRHTGRGIGRTIITDAIRELPLLRQLALDLCDASEGGYNTPNNPEGKMMRSVRMSRCKSARSCFDPRVEVSSSSKPVHKETIVLEWTSKQLRTTVVEERL; from the exons ATGTCCTCTGCCGGCGACGGAGGAGACGGCGTCGCCGCCGACGAGGTGGTCCTGGAGATCACCGACTCGTCATCCCACTCCACCACTTCCACGCCGCCACCTCCTCCCATCCCCGTCTCCGCCCTCGACGGCCCCCTCCCGTCCCCGACCGTCGCGGTTCGGGCCGACCGGAGCAGGCTCATCGAGAGCTCCTCCTACTTCCGCGCCCTCCTCGGAGGCAGCTTCAG TGAATCGGGCAGCGGATATGTGCAGATCAGCTGCAACCTGGACGCCGCCGTGCAAGTCCTCCGCTATCTGTTCGAGCCTCCCGCGATCACGCATGAGAATTTCCTCCCGCTGCTGGAG GGTGCTTTGTTTCTCGCTGTTGAGAACCTTCTATTGGACTGTGAAAGATGGTTCAGGGCTACGGGATCTCACAGTTCCTCCATGTTGGTCCCACTGGATTTCATAATCGAGGTCTGGTACTTTGGTCAAACGCACG GGGTTACTTTTGTTCAAGACGTGTGCCCAGGATATCTAGCTCAGAATTTT GTACAGGTTATTTCCAGTAGATCGTTTGCTCGAATACCTTATGATCTTCTGTGCTCTACTATTGAATGCCCTCACTTGACTGTGGATAG TGAAAAGCAATTATGTGAAGCAATTTTATTTTGGCTTTCCGCAAGGATTCGACCCTATGAACAATTGGTCCCCAACTCAGCAGATAGCCAACTCTTTCTTCTTAGCAAG GTTAGGGTATGCCTTCTACCTTTGGGGTGTGCGGCAG GGATAAAAAGAAACTGGGTTGAATTTGGGAACAGTGCGGTATGTATGATTCTTAATCTTCTCAAGGACAGTTTGCAAGCCCTGCTGGGTACGGATGCTGACGACAGCTTGAATAGTTATCGTATTCGAATAACAGAATATTCCAAG AAAATTGTACTTTCAGGATGTCCCCAGTTAACTACCGAATTCTTGTACATATCAGTGCTCCCCACTGATCTGGATGCTATATTTAAGAGAAGGTTAGCAAGTTCGTATAGCCAGGGTCACTCTGGAAGTTTTTCACTTTATGTTGAACTGGTGAAGAAGGCTAAAACCGTCTCATTTCCAAATGTACACATGGTGGATCTCTCGAAATGTCCAAATGTACATTTTGGTGCAGCAATTGACTGGCTGACGTTGGCATTTCCAGAACTGAGAACATTCCGAGCTTCCCATTGTTTGCTCTTTCAGTTTGAAGATTTGCAATACCTGTTACTGACATGTCCATGGATTAAAGAAGTTGATTTGAGTATTGATTTGAGCATTATACTACCCAAGTACTTGATTATATCTTCTAGATTTGAAGCACGGAGTGAAATGAATCGAAATATGTCTAGCTACTACAAGCAAAGTCCATACAGGACACCAATATACCCAGTTTTCTCAAAAGTATCAAAACTGACACTGGAAGGCCGAAATGATATTACTG ACAATAACTTAGCGCAGATATCCATGCTGGACAAATCGCTATGTTATATAAACATTAAACATTGCACCCTGTTAACAGACGATGGCATATCTAAACTACTGCTTAATTGTACCAAGATCCACTCAATGGTTCTTTCTTATACTTCTTTCGGAAATCAGTCGATTCAAACGCTATGCTCGTTGGATTACTTGGATCCCTCTGACAGCTTTCCTTACCATAAGGATGAAGGTCCTTATGCTATGGCATCTAGGTTGCAAGAATTGCATCTGGAAGGATGTAAAG GTATTTGTTGTGCTGGTATGTCCCAGCTAGTGAGTAATTTGAGTATTGTGAAGTCCTTATGCTTAAGGCAGACATCACTTACAGATGGCGCTCTCTGCAACTTTGTTGGCTCTTCTCTTGAGTATCTTGACATTTCAGAGACTGTG GTTTCCATGGTCTCATTGGCACCAATTATAAGGAGAAGTTCTAATTTGTGCTGCTTGAAAACTACTGGATGTCGCAACCTGCTGTCTGAACATGGTGAGGTACAGTCCGTGAATGGTAACAAGTATGGCAGTTTTCTTCAGGAGATTACCAGTACTTGCTGTTTGGAGGATGTCGAATTGGGCTGGGCATTTTGTCCTGTTCGAATAGATGACCTTATTCCTTCTTTTAGTAAAGTAAGAAAGATGACAGTTggtcttggcacaacaataccagACAATATACTGCATGCCCTTCCTGATATTTGCCCATTTCTCGAGTCATTGGTTCTTAGGTTTCAG GTAATCTCTGACAATGTTGTAAGGAATCTACTGGAATCCTCGATGAATCTTCAGGTGCTCTGCCTGCAGTATTGTCTTGGCAGTTTTACTTCATTTGGCTTTCAAACAAAGGCACCAACATTAAGAATTTTATGTCTCCAGTGGGTTACTCCATGGATGACAAACGATGACTTGACAATTCTTGCACATAATTGTAATTTAGTTGAGCTTTGTCTCTCTGGTTGCAAACTCCTCGACTCCA GCTCTCAAGAGATAATCTCGTCTGGGTGGCCAAACTTGACATGCTTACACCTTGAG GAATGCGGTCAGATAACAGTTGACGGGGTTTCTTCTATTTTGAATTGTAAAGCTTTGGAAGACATCTTACTTAGGCACACG GGCAGAGGTATTGGAAGAACCATCATAACAGATGCTATCAGAGAG TTGCCCCTGCTAAGGCAACTGGCACTAGATCTCTGCGATGCTTCTGAGGGAGGCTACAACACCCCAAAC AATCCAGAGGGGAAGATGATGAGGAGCGTGAGGATGAGCAGATGCAAGTCAGCGAGATCGTGTTTCGATCCTCGcgtggaggtgtcgtcctcctcgaaGCCGGTGCACAAGGAGACCATCGTGCTGGAGTGGACCAGCAAGCAGCTCAGAACCACCGTAGTGGAAGAAAGATTGTAA
- the LOC127346091 gene encoding BTB/POZ domain-containing protein FBL11 isoform X2: MSSAGDGGDGVAADEVVLEITDSSSHSTTSTPPPPPIPVSALDGPLPSPTVAVRADRSRLIESSSYFRALLGGSFSESGSGYVQISCNLDAAVQVLRYLFEPPAITHENFLPLLEGALFLAVENLLLDCERWFRATGSHSSSMLVPLDFIIEVWYFGQTHGVTFVQDVCPGYLAQNFVQVISSRSFARIPYDLLCSTIECPHLTVDSEKQLCEAILFWLSARIRPYEQLVPNSADSQLFLLSKVRVCLLPLGCAAGIKRNWVEFGNSAVCMILNLLKDSLQALLGTDADDSLNSYRIRITEYSKKIVLSGCPQLTTEFLYISVLPTDLDAIFKRRLASSYSQGHSGSFSLYVELVKKAKTVSFPNVHMVDLSKCPNVHFGAAIDWLTLAFPELRTFRASHCLLFQFEDLQYLLLTCPWIKEVDLSIDLSIILPKYLIISSRFEARSEMNRNMSSYYKQSPYRTPIYPVFSKVSKLTLEGRNDITDNNLAQISMLDKSLCYINIKHCTLLTDDGISKLLLNCTKIHSMVLSYTSFGNQSIQTLCSLDYLDPSDSFPYHKDEGPYAMASRLQELHLEGCKGICCAGMSQLVSNLSIVKSLCLRQTSLTDGALCNFVGSSLEYLDISETVVSMVSLAPIIRRSSNLCCLKTTGCRNLLSEHGEVQSVNGNKYGSFLQEITSTCCLEDVELGWAFCPVRIDDLIPSFSKVRKMTVGLGTTIPDNILHALPDICPFLESLVLRFQVISDNVVRNLLESSMNLQVLCLQYCLGSFTSFGFQTKAPTLRILCLQWVTPWMTNDDLTILAHNCNLVELCLSGCKLLDSSSQEIISSGWPNLTCLHLEECGQITVDGVSSILNCKALEDILLRHTGRGIGRTIITDAIRELPLLRQLALDLCDASEGGYNTPNRGR, encoded by the exons ATGTCCTCTGCCGGCGACGGAGGAGACGGCGTCGCCGCCGACGAGGTGGTCCTGGAGATCACCGACTCGTCATCCCACTCCACCACTTCCACGCCGCCACCTCCTCCCATCCCCGTCTCCGCCCTCGACGGCCCCCTCCCGTCCCCGACCGTCGCGGTTCGGGCCGACCGGAGCAGGCTCATCGAGAGCTCCTCCTACTTCCGCGCCCTCCTCGGAGGCAGCTTCAG TGAATCGGGCAGCGGATATGTGCAGATCAGCTGCAACCTGGACGCCGCCGTGCAAGTCCTCCGCTATCTGTTCGAGCCTCCCGCGATCACGCATGAGAATTTCCTCCCGCTGCTGGAG GGTGCTTTGTTTCTCGCTGTTGAGAACCTTCTATTGGACTGTGAAAGATGGTTCAGGGCTACGGGATCTCACAGTTCCTCCATGTTGGTCCCACTGGATTTCATAATCGAGGTCTGGTACTTTGGTCAAACGCACG GGGTTACTTTTGTTCAAGACGTGTGCCCAGGATATCTAGCTCAGAATTTT GTACAGGTTATTTCCAGTAGATCGTTTGCTCGAATACCTTATGATCTTCTGTGCTCTACTATTGAATGCCCTCACTTGACTGTGGATAG TGAAAAGCAATTATGTGAAGCAATTTTATTTTGGCTTTCCGCAAGGATTCGACCCTATGAACAATTGGTCCCCAACTCAGCAGATAGCCAACTCTTTCTTCTTAGCAAG GTTAGGGTATGCCTTCTACCTTTGGGGTGTGCGGCAG GGATAAAAAGAAACTGGGTTGAATTTGGGAACAGTGCGGTATGTATGATTCTTAATCTTCTCAAGGACAGTTTGCAAGCCCTGCTGGGTACGGATGCTGACGACAGCTTGAATAGTTATCGTATTCGAATAACAGAATATTCCAAG AAAATTGTACTTTCAGGATGTCCCCAGTTAACTACCGAATTCTTGTACATATCAGTGCTCCCCACTGATCTGGATGCTATATTTAAGAGAAGGTTAGCAAGTTCGTATAGCCAGGGTCACTCTGGAAGTTTTTCACTTTATGTTGAACTGGTGAAGAAGGCTAAAACCGTCTCATTTCCAAATGTACACATGGTGGATCTCTCGAAATGTCCAAATGTACATTTTGGTGCAGCAATTGACTGGCTGACGTTGGCATTTCCAGAACTGAGAACATTCCGAGCTTCCCATTGTTTGCTCTTTCAGTTTGAAGATTTGCAATACCTGTTACTGACATGTCCATGGATTAAAGAAGTTGATTTGAGTATTGATTTGAGCATTATACTACCCAAGTACTTGATTATATCTTCTAGATTTGAAGCACGGAGTGAAATGAATCGAAATATGTCTAGCTACTACAAGCAAAGTCCATACAGGACACCAATATACCCAGTTTTCTCAAAAGTATCAAAACTGACACTGGAAGGCCGAAATGATATTACTG ACAATAACTTAGCGCAGATATCCATGCTGGACAAATCGCTATGTTATATAAACATTAAACATTGCACCCTGTTAACAGACGATGGCATATCTAAACTACTGCTTAATTGTACCAAGATCCACTCAATGGTTCTTTCTTATACTTCTTTCGGAAATCAGTCGATTCAAACGCTATGCTCGTTGGATTACTTGGATCCCTCTGACAGCTTTCCTTACCATAAGGATGAAGGTCCTTATGCTATGGCATCTAGGTTGCAAGAATTGCATCTGGAAGGATGTAAAG GTATTTGTTGTGCTGGTATGTCCCAGCTAGTGAGTAATTTGAGTATTGTGAAGTCCTTATGCTTAAGGCAGACATCACTTACAGATGGCGCTCTCTGCAACTTTGTTGGCTCTTCTCTTGAGTATCTTGACATTTCAGAGACTGTG GTTTCCATGGTCTCATTGGCACCAATTATAAGGAGAAGTTCTAATTTGTGCTGCTTGAAAACTACTGGATGTCGCAACCTGCTGTCTGAACATGGTGAGGTACAGTCCGTGAATGGTAACAAGTATGGCAGTTTTCTTCAGGAGATTACCAGTACTTGCTGTTTGGAGGATGTCGAATTGGGCTGGGCATTTTGTCCTGTTCGAATAGATGACCTTATTCCTTCTTTTAGTAAAGTAAGAAAGATGACAGTTggtcttggcacaacaataccagACAATATACTGCATGCCCTTCCTGATATTTGCCCATTTCTCGAGTCATTGGTTCTTAGGTTTCAG GTAATCTCTGACAATGTTGTAAGGAATCTACTGGAATCCTCGATGAATCTTCAGGTGCTCTGCCTGCAGTATTGTCTTGGCAGTTTTACTTCATTTGGCTTTCAAACAAAGGCACCAACATTAAGAATTTTATGTCTCCAGTGGGTTACTCCATGGATGACAAACGATGACTTGACAATTCTTGCACATAATTGTAATTTAGTTGAGCTTTGTCTCTCTGGTTGCAAACTCCTCGACTCCA GCTCTCAAGAGATAATCTCGTCTGGGTGGCCAAACTTGACATGCTTACACCTTGAG GAATGCGGTCAGATAACAGTTGACGGGGTTTCTTCTATTTTGAATTGTAAAGCTTTGGAAGACATCTTACTTAGGCACACG GGCAGAGGTATTGGAAGAACCATCATAACAGATGCTATCAGAGAG TTGCCCCTGCTAAGGCAACTGGCACTAGATCTCTGCGATGCTTCTGAGGGAGGCTACAACACCCCAAAC AGGGGAAGATGA
- the LOC127346092 gene encoding disease resistance protein RGA2-like — protein sequence MAELVATMVVGPLLSIVKEKASSYLLDQYKVMEGMEEQHKILKRKLPAILDVITDAEEAASHREGAKAWLEEVKSVAYEANEIFDEFKYEALRREAKKNGHYSKLGFDVIKLFPTHNRFAFREKMGKKLCRVVQAIEVLVTEMNAFGFKYQQQVPASKQWRQTDHVIFDPKKIISRSRDQDTRNIIDTLLGQASNADLTVVPIVGVGGLGKTTLAQLIFNEPEIQKHFELLLWVCVSDSFDVDSLAKSIAELLPKNSIADSSSKKSPLDILQDALRGHMYLLVLDDVWNREPDKWEKLKSCLSHGAKGSAILTTTRDEGVAKIMGTVEAYNLAALGDNFIKEIVETKAFSLKKEEERPSVLVNMVDQIVKRCRGSPLAAASLGSVLRTKTSEEWKAVLSRSSICTEESGILPILKLSYNDLSSQMKQCFAFCAVFPKDYEIDVDKLIQLWMAHGFIEDQKEVSPETIGKRIFNDLASRSFFVDVKQVNVPIDHFDPTMGSYSKHTCKIHDLMHDVALSTMEKECALMPEKPSQIEWLPDTARHLLLSCEEPETILNDSLLTRSPAFQTLLCDNGMQEPLQHLPKYNSLMALQLCTKRRSFPLKSKHLHHLRYLDLSRSHIKSLPEDISILYNLQTLNVCGCEELRRLPTQMKYMTALRHLYTHGCPQMRSMPVGLGKLLSLQTLTCFVAGPSGSGCSGVGELQQLNLGGQLELLQLENVTEEAAKAANIGKKEALRELKLKWSACCEDDARVLEGLKPHDGLQVVRIVSYGGTTFPTWMSMLRNVVEIHLSGCSKLQWLFSCNTSFSFPNLKEFRLRHLESLERWWELSHQEQGKDVIFPLLEKLSIKSCPKLITLPEATLLRESYGTMARSAFPKLKELCLDDLASFERWEAFEGNQSGYIIFPRLEKLEISSCLVLKTFPEAQSCGDYDMAHSTFPELKILSLKYLQNFESSDPVDGSQREDAMFPQLQELYVAGCGMMKVSSGQQKVSPKLAVLHTEGKNNEEMFQLVARHMTSLTNLKLQSSGETETTLLAADHSLKLVVDAMVKGNHNDLPLKDMKLRGFKSAGAAELCAHFVQLQRLGFTNCDALVHWPEKEFQSLVSLRSLEIYYCKKLIGYAPQAPASEPSTTPDPSSELLPRLESLMIEGCPSMVEFLKLPASLRVLTISDCNKLTSIYSRRLQQGQSTSSILQGPSPVYSEVSSSSASARTTSLTGVPYLPPSLVVLYINYCKTLSSLPNGPQAYSSLQSLIITNCPSLKRLPTCLQQRLCSIPDKDLDARFQDPSLFNPQSWRNAIRRA from the exons AAAATGGGAAAGAAGCTATGCAGGGTTGTGCAGGCCATTGAGGTCCTTGTGACTGAGATGAACGCATTTGGGTTCAAATATCAGCAGCAAGTGCCAGCATCCAAGCAGTGGAGGCAGACTGATCATGTTATCTTTGATCCAAAGAAAATAATCAGTAGATCAAGGGACCAGGATACAAGGAATATTATTGATACCTTACTTGGCCAAGCTAGCAATGCAGATCTCACGGTTGTTCCCATCGTTGGAGTAGGGGGGCTAGGCAAGACCACCTTAGCGCAACTCATTTTCAATGAACCAGAAATTCAGAAGCATTTTGAGTTGCTTCTCTGGGTTTGTGTCTCAGACAGCTTTGATGTGGATTCCCTGGCTAAAAGTATAGCTGAACTTCTTCCCAAAAATAGTATAGCTGATTCATCTTCCAAGAAGAGCCCACTCGATATCCTTCAAGATGCACTAAGAGGGCACATGTACCTCCTTGTGCTGGATGACGTCTGGAACAGAGAGCCCGATAAGTGGGAAAAGCTCAAGTCTTGCCTTTCACATGGTGCCAAGGGTAGTGCGATTTTGACAACTACTCGTGATGAAGGAGTCGCGAAAATAATGGGTACAGTTGAGGCATATAATCTCGCAGCTTTGGGGGATAATTTTATAAAGGAAATTGTCGAGACAAAAGCATTCAGtttgaagaaggaagaagaaaggccTTCCGTGCTAGTTAATATGGTTGATCAGATTGTGAAGAGATGTCGTGGTTCTCCTTTGGCTGCAGCATCACTAGGCTCGGTGTTGCGGACGAAGACCAGCGAAGAATGGAAGGCTGTGTTAAGCAGAAGCAGCATTTGCACGGAGGAATCTGGAATTTTACCAATACTCAAGCTCAGCTACAATGACTTGTCATCTCAGATGAAGCAGTGCTTTGCTTTTTGTGCCGTGTTTCCGAAGGATTACGAGATTGATGTGGACAAGCTGATACAACTATGGATGGCACATGGGTTTATTGAGGATCAAAAGGAAGTTAGTCCTGAAACCATTGGCAAACGAATTTTCAATGATCTGGCCTCAAGGTCGTTCTTTGTGGATGTGAAGCAAGTCAATGTTCCAATAGACCACTTTGACCCCACGATGGGTAGTTATTCCAAACATACATGTAAAATCCATGATCTTATGCATGATGTTGCACTGTCTACAATGGAAAAAGAATGTGCTCTCATGCCTGAGAAACCAAGTCAGATTGAGTGGCTTCCAGATACAGCTCGCCACTTACTTTTGTCTTGTGAAGAACCAGAAACTATTTTGAATGATTCTCTGTTGACAAGATCTCCAGCTTTCCAGACACTTCTGTGTGATAATGGTATGCAAGAACCATTGCAGCACTTACCGAAATACAACTCTTTGATGGCATTACAACTCTGTACAAAGAGAAGGTCATTCCCATTAAAATCCAAGCACCTGCATCACCTAAGGTACCTTGATCTCTCAAGAAGTCATATCAAATCACTTCCTGAAGATATAAGCATTCTATACAACCTGCAAACATTGAACGTCTGTGGCTGTGAAGAACTTCGTCGGCTTCCAACGCAAATGAAGTATATGACTGCCCTCCGTCACCTCTACACTCATGGTTGTCCGCAGATGAGGAGCATGCCCGTTGGCCTCGGAAAACTCTTGTCCTTGCAGACACTTACGTGTTTTGTAGCAGGTCCTTCTGGCTCAGGGTGCAGTGGTGTTGGGGAGTTGCAGCAGTTAAACCTTGGTGGACAGCTTGAGCTACTTCAGCTAGAGAATGTGACAGAAGAAGCTGCGAAAGCGGCAAACATCGGAAAGAAGGAGGCACTCCGAGAACTGAAATTAAAATGGTCTGCTTGTTGCGAGGATGATGCGAGAGTGCTTGAGGGTCTGAAACCTCATGATGGGCTCCAGGTTGTAAGGATAGTGTCATACGGAGGAACCACCTTTCCGACATGGATGTCTATGTTGCGAAACGTGGTTGAGATTCATCTTTCTGGTTGTAGCAAACTGCAATGGTTATTCAGTTGTAATACATCCTTCAGTTTTCCAAATCTGAAGGAGTTTAGACTACGACATCTGGAATCTTTGGAGAGATGGTGGGAATTAAGTCACCAGGAACAAGGGAAAGATGTAATATTTCCTCTGCTTGAAAAGTTGTCTATTAAAAGCTGTCCAAAGTTGATAACGTTACCTGAAGCAACACTGCTAAGAGAATCTTATGGTACAATGGCACGGTCAGCATTTCCAAAGTTGAAAGAACTCTGCTTGGATGACTTGGCTAGCTTTGAGAGATGGGAGGCATTCGAAGGAAATCAAAGTGGATACATAATATTTCCTAGGCTTGAGAAACTTGAAATTTCCAGTTGCCTTGTGTTGAAAACATTCCCGGAAGCACAGTCTTGTGGAGATTATGATATGGCACATTCAACATTTCCTGAGTTGAAGATTCTCAGCTTAAAATATTTGCAGAACTTTGAGAGCTCGGACCCAGTTGATGGATCTCAAAGAGAAGACGCAATGTTTCCTCAACTTCAGGAGTTGTATGTTGCAGGCTGTGGGATGATGAAAGTATCATCAGGGCAACAAAAGGTTTCTCCAAAGCTGGCTGTGTTACACACTGAGGGAAAAAATAATGAAGAGATGTTCCAGTTGGTAGCTAGACATATGACTTCACTGACCAACTTGAAACTGCAGAGCAGTGGAGAAACGGAAACAACCTTGTTAGCGGCTGATCATAGTTTGAAACTTGTGGTGGATGCCATGGTAAAAGGGAATCACAATGATTTGCCTCTAAAAGATATGAAGCTAAGGGGCTTTAAGTCAGCGGGTGCAGCTGAGCTATGTGCACATTTTGTACAGCTTCAACGCTTGGGGTTTACTAACTGTGATGCACTTGTCCACTGGCCAGAGAAAGAGTTTCAAAGCCTGGTATCCTTGAGGAGCCTAGAAATTTATTACTGCAAAAAACTGATTGGATACGCACCACAAGCTCCTGCATCGGAGCcatcaacaacaccagatccctcGAGTGAACTCCTGCCACGTCTCGAATCTCTCATGATAGAGGGTTGTCCAAGCATGGTAGAGTTCTTGAAGCTCCCTGCATCCCTGAGGGTACTGACAATTAGTGATTGCAATAAGCTCACATCCATATACAGCAGGAGGCTACAGCAgggacagtcaacatcatcaattCTTCAAGGGCCGTCACCTGTATATTCAGAGGTGTCATCATCATCTGCCAGTGCCAGGACCACCAGCTTAACAGGTGTCCCCTATCTTCCCCCATCGCTGGTTGTCCTCTACATCAATTATTGCAAAACCCTGTCATCCCTACCGAATGGACCACAAGCATACTCATCTCTGCAAAGCCTTATCATCACGAACTGTCCTAGTCTAAAGAGGCTCCCTACATGCCTGCAGCAACGTCTATGCAGCATCCCGGACAAAGATCTAGATGCCCGTTTTCAAG ATCCCAGTCTATTCAATCCCCAGTCATGGAGGAACGCCATCCGCAGAGCTTAG